Part of the Hevea brasiliensis isolate MT/VB/25A 57/8 chromosome 16, ASM3005281v1, whole genome shotgun sequence genome is shown below.
TCTTTATTCTTCTTAAAATCCTCCTGTAAAACCCTAACTTGTTCCTCCAACTCTGAAACCCTATATTCTTGAGTAACTGTCCCAGATCTAGTCATCTTGCGACACTCCAGATCTGAAATTGGCTGGTTCCGTCATGCTACAAGCTCTGATATCAAATTCTTAAAGATCAGATCTGAATTAGTCTCTGAAATAGAGAGATTAAAGCAGAATTATAGAAGATTGGATAAGAAGAGAATAGAGATTTGGatgagaaaagaatagaaaaataTTGAGGAAGAGAGAAAAGATTTCTGTCATTGATTCTTGAATGAATGAATACAGGAAAAGACTTCCCTTTTATGCAAGAGAAGTGTAAACAACAGAGTAGTGTAACTGCCTCTAACAAACAACAGAAAAGTCAATTACTAAAGTATCTTTTCCCTCCAAAAATCTCAGCTACCCAACTCTCACTACTTGTTActattcttcttcctcttcctatAATATGTAACAGTTGCTAATGTTTGTAATGACAGAAACACCTGCATGCACATGTGCAAGCACGCACAACACATTGCTACACCCTCACTTTTAGACAGCATCTTATATAGGAAGATTGCAAATGAATTTGACATCCCTGAATGTAAATTGAGACTAAATGGTTGTGGATTCCATGAATTTGCGAGGGATGGCACTTCTGTTTTTCTTAGGGTTGTATCTCCAACTGTGGCtaactaagaattgatttctAAGCACTAATTGATTGCCAAGCATATCTCCTACCTTATAACGGACATAAtcaaaatttcttgttatcatcaTAAGCTCATTGTTTTGGATAAAAGCATAGGGACTTGCCACAACAATCTTTCAGGTTGAACACCATTACTCATTTAATATGCATTCCTCTCTAAATTGCTAGGTGCTTCAAATTGTTCCATTCATCCACTGTCAATTGCATGATCCAAATACATACAAGTGCTACACAGACATTCCAACAAATCAATTTTTGCTGGGAGAGAAAACCTCAGCATTTGAAAGCTTGCTAAAAATGCATTTTCTGGAgtgaaaaattatgtaaatgatGAGTTCAATGTCACCCCCTTGTCTTAATTGTGATGAGTTTGTTTTGAAATGGGTCCTTTGCAGTGAATTTAGAGACATATATGATGAGGACCACTTTATAGCCACCCTTGAGGGTCATGTGAAAGTGGTTAAAGAGCTACCTGATGAAGTGATGGAAAGATATGACTACAACAGTAGTAATATTCCAAACATCCGTGTCCAAGCTTGGGCTCCGGCTAATTATTACCTGGGTGAAGTTTATCCTGTCCTTAAGGAGAAAGTGTATGTTGGAGTATTTTTTTGTAATTCCATTTTCTCATGTCTTGTGATAAAAAAATCATTGTTTGGAAAGTGAGACTGGAAACACACAAATACTTTAAAGGATTGCCAATATTCAACTTGCTACTTCATTACATGTATCTTAATTGGTTTCTGTAACTATATTATCTAAACAATCAGTAGAAATAAAATTCCAGGTTGTTTCTAATTTTTGCTGTCTGAAAGCTGGGTTATCCGCATTGCTCCCTTTGCCAATAGATTGGCAATCAGTGTcccacctcatattcagttgctGAGATGCATGGCAAATTATAAAGCGCTCAGGTTCTCTTCCCCTATATCAACACTTGCACACAAACTAGTAAACAGAATGATTGAGAAGAGCTCAAGGACTGGTGGAAAATATGTCTCTATCCACCTCCGCTTTGAGGAGGTGCAAATATTATAACTTGTTATCTTTTAAACAAGTTTCTGTAGTTTTTGTGTGTTATATTTAAATATCTAGATCAACTTAAGATGGCTACTAAATATCTCTTAAATTCAGGACATGGTGGCCTTCTTATGTTGTGTGTATGATGGAGGAGAGGCTGAAAAGCTCAAAATGGATTCAATTAGAGAAATAGGGTGGAGGAGAAAGTTCAAAAGAAAAGACCGTGTCATTATACCTGGTCTCAATCGTATTGAAGGAAAATGCCCTCTAACTCCCTTGGAGGTAGGTACCCCATATATACGCATCCTCTCTTGCTTTTTGGGCCTTTGACATTTTGATTTGAGCTCTTTTTGCAACAGCTTTGGCTAGGATTTTCCTTATCATTGAAGCAGTTGCTATTGTGCTTTGCTGACAAGCTTAAAAGAAATTTCTCTGGTCTTTAGCTTTTTCTTGTAGCATTAGTTATTTATTTCAACATTCTGCAAAGCATGATGGGAGCATCAGATGAAACATTCTTTTAAGGCTGTAGGTAAGAACATAATGGCCTGGGGTTTTGTGGCCAACTCAAATAGTTATTTGTACGTTTTGATTTTTTATATTCTGGCTTGGTGTAGGCCATTTTGTTCCCCTCCAAATTTTTTTATGTTTCAAAATGTTAAGAGTTTCATTTTTTATACTTGTTTTACGCATGTAATGTTAATGTAGCCTGAAAAAGACGGACTTTAGAGCCTTTCTAAGTTCATAGCTTATTGAACTCAACTTCATTTGGATCCTTCTGTTTGATATTTGCAATCCATGCATTACCATGTGAAAAGTGAAACAAGATATTTGAACACCGTTTTATAATGTACAAACTAAAACAGAAGTAATTTTGATGCTATGTTATTTTTGCATAACATGCCATGCTTGCTACATTTGGTTAACATTTTACGTTTTCTTTCAATTACACCTTGCTGATTTTCATTCATGCTAATCTATTTTGGCAAAACATAAATCTTTTTGTTGCATGATATTTTTACTGTCAGCATAGGTTGGGATGATGCTGCGTGGTATGGGATTTGATAACAACACGTCAATTTATTTAGCATCGGGGAAAATTTACAAAGCAGAAAGATATTTAACTCCTTTGTTGCAGATGTTCCCCCTTCTTTACACCAAGGACTCTCTTGCAACCCCAGATGAGCTTGCTTCTTTTGAGGTATCTGTTAATTCTACTTGCTATATATGGTTGAAGGAATCTCCTGGTGTTGTTGGTTTTGAAAATTGACCAGTGTTAACATCTAGATGCCATATCTTAATactatttttgtctgaactctgaaGCATGAGTCACTGGATGGCTAAATCCAACTATGGCCTTTTCTCCCTATAAAGCCATTCTGTTTTTTCCTATATTGATTGGCTTCATAAATTTATTAGAAAGCAATGTATCAGGTAGGCAATTCATTCAACATGGTGCCATAAAAACTGATCATGGCATCAAACTGAAGTGCATCAATTAGACCATTCGATCATTAGAAAATGGTCCCCaatgttatttcttttgaattgttTCTTTGAAATAAATGGTCTTGTGTTTCAATCAGTTGAGTTGGATTTTTGGAATTTTCAGGgattactttaattaatttaacaacTGACCACGCATAGACTGGCTAGAttgttgcatttttttttttatctctcagAATTGCTCAGTGGAAATTCTCAAAAAGAATTACTGAGTGGAATGAACAGATgaagtaaattattataatttgctGATTCAATTCATTCTCTATTGATTTGCTCTTCACTTTTCTCTCCCTGTTGTTAGGGCTATTTTTCGAGGTTGGCAGCTTTGGATTACACTGTATGCTTGTTTAGTGAGGTTTTTGTGACAACTCAGGGTGGAAACTTCCCACATTTTCTGATGGGTCAACGGAGATTCCTTTTTGATGGGCATGCAAAGACTATTAAGCCTGATAAACGCAAGCTTGTTGTTCTCCTGCAGGATATGGAAATCAGGTATCTTACCCATGCATTATTCCTCATTACTACTGATGTTTCAAGGAATTTATGCATGTCAGATAGTGTTTCAAAATTTTGACTTGACCCTTCTATCTTGACCACTTGATGATATTATGACTTTTGCCAGACCGTAATTCAATAGGAAATAGTGCGTATCATGATGTTTGGTAACTCATAGGGATAGAGATAGGGTGGCAGTGTCGCACTTAGAATCTGTGGTTTGTTATTTAAAGTAGAAGTCCTATTGATTGGGCTAATTGGAATGCTCTAGTTACATGGCGTGGGTTGAACATCACAGTTAAACTAtagaagagtttttttttttaaattatttttaaatatgaaGGTTTTTTTTAACTGACTTAGGAGCTTGCGGTAAAAGTGATGTATGTTTTGTAAGATATGCTTGGGTTGTAGGCTAAAagctactcaactcaactcaactaagcctttatcccaaaaatttggggtcggctatatggattcgcttttttcactctgaacgattttgggttaaatcctcagaaatgtgtaatgcttctaagtcatgctgtactactctcctccaagtcaatttaggtctacccctttttttctttctatcctctagcctaatgtgctctacttgtctaactggagcctccgtatgtctacgcttcacatggccaaaccacctcaatctcccttctctcaacttatcttcaatt
Proteins encoded:
- the LOC110665568 gene encoding O-fucosyltransferase 10-like isoform X2; this translates as MAINTVTVVKAAVNNGIGNTGCASEGIADSNSPSPPPSPRRRFQTGISQCRRRLRSKVQSHFRRENLTAGILLRWNIRYLLVLPLLYISGLIMCVGPFSALLRPTLPGAVYRSHELFAKLWPDIAADNSSAIELSSVWKFKRRLKVQKPCRNSTARQQHFAANEESAGPNGYLIIEANGGLNQQRSAICNAVALAGLMNAILVIPLFEFNSVRRDPSEFRDIYDEDHFIATLEGHVKVVKELPDEVMERYDYNSSNIPNIRVQAWAPANYYLGEVYPVLKEKVVIRIAPFANRLAISVPPHIQLLRCMANYKALRFSSPISTLAHKLVNRMIEKSSRTGGKYVSIHLRFEEDMVAFLCCVYDGGEAEKLKMDSIREIGWRRKFKRKDRVIIPGLNRIEGKCPLTPLEVGMMLRGMGFDNNTSIYLASGKIYKAERYLTPLLQMFPLLYTKDSLATPDELASFEGGNFPHFLMGQRRFLFDGHAKTIKPDKRKLVVLLQDMEISWKAFKDQMEAMLTESDRQGVVVPRVRKINRKTSVYAYPLPECWCLLSHKSSLKLTRGTSMPDTLPESTR
- the LOC110665568 gene encoding O-fucosyltransferase 10-like isoform X1, with product MAINTVTVVKAAVNNGIGNTGCASEGIADSNSPSPPPSPRRRFQTGISQCRRRLRSKVQSHFRRENLTAGILLRWNIRYLLVLPLLYISGLIMCVGPFSALLRPTLPGAVYRSHELFAKLWPDIAADNSSAIELSSVWKFKRRLKVQKPCRNSTARQQHFAANEESAGPNGYLIIEANGGLNQQRSAICNAVALAGLMNAILVIPLFEFNSVRRDPSEFRDIYDEDHFIATLEGHVKVVKELPDEVMERYDYNSSNIPNIRVQAWAPANYYLGEVYPVLKEKVVIRIAPFANRLAISVPPHIQLLRCMANYKALRFSSPISTLAHKLVNRMIEKSSRTGGKYVSIHLRFEEDMVAFLCCVYDGGEAEKLKMDSIREIGWRRKFKRKDRVIIPGLNRIEGKCPLTPLEVGMMLRGMGFDNNTSIYLASGKIYKAERYLTPLLQMFPLLYTKDSLATPDELASFEGYFSRLAALDYTVCLFSEVFVTTQGGNFPHFLMGQRRFLFDGHAKTIKPDKRKLVVLLQDMEISWKAFKDQMEAMLTESDRQGVVVPRVRKINRKTSVYAYPLPECWCLLSHKSSLKLTRGTSMPDTLPESTR